The nucleotide sequence TTTACtaattcattatattcgattaaaaataattcaatatttaataagaattatttaaaaatagaTAACTCTGGGGATTATAATTTTGGAGaagagaaaaataaaaataaaaatggtaAAAGTTGTTttaaatcattattaaGGAAGCCTATTGTTATGATAATTGCTGgaattttatatatagtaatatTGGTAAATGAAATTTCAAagaatatgtatatatatatatatatatatatatatatatatatatttatttatttatttatatttatatatttatttatattaatgtatatttttttttttggttttaGAATGTTTGTATGAGGGAGAGTAATTTTAATTACGAAGTACAATTTAGTAATAGGTACTCAAGGAAGTTGTGTGAAAggtttatttattataatccTAATGTTCAAGGAGTTTATCCTGATATGTTCACTGCATCTAGTTCACAAACTTATTCTGATGGAAGTGAATATGATGTAATGGAATATGCTAATAAAGTAATTAAAGATTTAAAGGAGCACGACTTATGGAATGATCATAATAAAGTACCTTATACTAGTGTATATATGGGTGTTTCTGTTCAAGATATTGATTATATATTggataaaaaaattgataaTCTGAATTtagatgatgaaaatattatagattctatgaaatatatatggaatGAAGTAATGGACAAAGAGAAGAAACGATTTTTAGgtttaaaaaatgtgtTACGTAAATATCAAGAGGAAATCCCAATTAATAATAGTGTgattaataattataataagaagaaaTTTGATAAGTGTTATGCACGTATAGATTTAGGTGCAGATATTATTGAAAACGGCTTGAATAAAATGTTAAGTAAATgtataaagaaaaatgttTTAGATAAAAATCAATATAAAGTTTTGGTAACAGCAAATAGATTTCTATGGAGAAAATCACTTTTAGATGTTCAAGAAGAATGTAATGTAATACTTCAGTTACCTACCGAAGTATCGAAGTTACccaagaaaaaaaaattaagaaataGAAGAAAATCAAATCctaataatgatatatctTTAAGAACTTATGGGCAAGGTACAAATCCTCAAGTATATAGTGGACCAAATTACTATCCATCAAATTCTGCACCACACGTAATTGATTACATTTATGAAGTAGGATATGGAGACAATGCTCACGAAGATGTTGATAAACATATTGAATATTTAGTGGAAAGAATGGCTGAAGAAGAAGCTGAAAGAATTGCTGAATTATCCGTAGAACCATATATTGAAGCCTTAGAAGCATCTTATGACGCTATTGCTTACAGAAATGCACAAAATAgaatacaaaaaaaacCTAAAAAGAATCCTGAAATGTTAACTGAAAAACAgataaatgaagaagaaaatgaaaatacaAAAGTAGGAGgtgaaaataaaaaggcACGAAgtgaaaataaaaaggcACGAAgtgaaaataaaaaggcACGAAGTGAAAACAAAAAAGCAGGAAGTGGAAACAAAAAAGCAGGAAGTGAAAACAAAAAAGCAGGAAGTGAAAACAAAAAAGCAGGAAGTGGAAACAAAAAAGCAGGAAGTGGAAACAAAAAAGCAGGAAgtgaaaataaaaaagcAGGAAgtgaaaataaaaaaggagGAAGTGAAAATACAAAGTACAAATCTGgaaaaggaaataaaaaaaaaaattgagGAAATGacaatttaaaaaaaataaaatggatTAAACAATTTCATATGAttaatatagaaataatttaaacgaaaattgtttaaatataaaaaagtgaaattttttttttttgaaataattagaatatgtgaatataaaaaaaaaaaaaaaattaaaaaaggaaagaaTTAATAAGATTATAAGTTTTATTGTGTTACAAATGTTTATTATcagaattaaaaatataaaagaaaagaacagaataaataacaatattatatatatatatatatatatgtgtgtgtgtCTTATAATGTTACTTTATAGTagcatataaaaaaattataaataaaaaacacatagtaagaaaaaaatatatatatatggttgtaaaaaaaaaaaaaaatatatttttaatttatatgttataaattatttttataatttagaatttatattttaaatatttaattgtatatctacaaaattttattacgataataatttaaattgaaaaaaaaaaaaattaaaaataatatattagtGACATTATATagttatttatatatttttatttatttcgtttttttcatatatattttcctatatatattatattttcttttttaatttattaatatgcTTAATTCCATT is from Plasmodium reichenowi strain SY57 chromosome 5, whole genome shotgun sequence and encodes:
- a CDS encoding lysine-rich membrane-associated PHISTb protein, putative; its protein translation is MRFTNSLYSIKNNSIFNKNYLKIDNSGDYNFGEEKNKNKNGKSCFKSLLRKPIVMIIAGILYIVILNVCMRESNFNYEVQFSNRYSRKLCERFIYYNPNVQGVYPDMFTASSSQTYSDGSEYDVMEYANKVIKDLKEHDLWNDHNKVPYTSVYMGVSVQDIDYILDKKIDNLNLDDENIIDSMKYIWNEVMDKEKKRFLGLKNVLRKYQEEIPINNSVINNYNKKKFDKCYARIDLGADIIENGLNKMLSKCIKKNVLDKNQYKVLVTANRFLWRKSLLDVQEECNVILQLPTEVSKLPKKKKLRNRRKSNPNNDISLRTYGQGTNPQVYSGPNYYPSNSAPHVIDYIYEVGYGDNAHEDVDKHIEYLVERMAEEEAERIAELSVEPYIEALEASYDAIAYRNAQNRIQKKPKKNPEMLTEKQINEEENENTKVGGENKKARSENKKARSENKKARSENKKAGSGNKKAGSENKKAGSENKKAGSGNKKAGSGNKKAGSENKKAGSENKKGGSENTKYKSGKGNKKKN